The genomic segment TATCAAATTTTCTCTTTTTTGGAGTAATGTGACGAGCAAGTAAAGCTAATCCGATAATTTCGCTTTGTAAAAAGTATGAACCTTTTCTGTATCGTACATCAATCATTCTAACATTCATTAGGGCGATCCATAATGCTCCGTTTACCGAGCCGGCTGCCGATATTTCAAGATCGGTATCAAATAATAAAGGGTTTGTTTGTTCACGATTATTTATAGAACACCAAAGCGCTTCGATACGTTTTTGAATATCGTTTACTTCATGGCTGTAACCTGTAAAACGCCAATATACCCATTCTAAAAGTGCTGCAGTTAATCCCATTGAAGCTTTATGATTAATCTGCATTAAAGTTTTTTCTAAACTTTCTCCTTCTTCTAAAGGATCAAGAAGCTGATTAATTTTCTTTTTAGTCCATTTAAAATCGATGGGATGTCCAATACTTTTTGATTCCATTATTACATTAGGAACATTGTTTAAATTTCTCATATTTTTTAATTTGTTTATCCTGATTAATTTGTAATTATTTACAGGGACAAATTTAGAGTGATGTCTCTTTTTAGAGTGGAACAAGAAGTTTTTAAAATATCAAAATATGTTTTTTTGACAATGTATGTTGTTGATAATTAGATATATAAGAAAAGTACTACAATTTTTGTATAACGCATTGTGTATTAAATATGATGTGTCTTATTTGGTAATGTAAGTGGAAGATTAATAGAAGATTATCTTGCATTATATATATAGAATCAAAAAGCAAAATCCGTAAGTTTCATTTGAAACTTACGGATTTTTTATAATCTAAACTCTAAACTCAGATTAACCTAAAAACGGATATCTGTAATCTTCTGGAGTTACAAAAGTTTCTTTAATAGTTCTTGGAGAAGCCCAACGCAATAAGTTCAATGCAGAACCTGCTTTATCGTTAGTTCCAGAAGCTCTTGCTCCACCAAATGGCTGCATACCTACAACAGCTCCAGTTGGTTTGTCATTGATGTAGAAGTTGCCAGCAGAGTTTTGCAATTTAGTAGTCGCTACTTCAATAGCATAACGATCCTGGCTGAAAACTGCTCCAGTTAAAGCGTACTCAGAAGTAGTATCAACTAATTCTAAAGTCTCTTCCCATTTAGCATCTTCATAAACATAAAGAGTGATAACTGGTCCAAACAACTCAGTTTCCATTGTAGTATATTTTGGGTTTGTCGTTACAATAACCGTTGGCTCAATAAAGTAACCTTTAGATTTATCGTAATTACCACCAACGATAATTTCAGCGTCAGGATCTTTTTTAGCCTGGTCGATATAACTAGCTAATTTATCAAAAGAACCTTCGTGAATAACTGCCGTAATAAAGTTTCCGAAATCTTCCGGAGAACCCATTTTCATAGATTTCACGTCAGCAATTAATTGTTCTTTTACAGCTGGCCATAAACTTTGTGGGATATAAGCTCTCGAAGCAGCAGAACATTTTTGACCTTGGAATTCAAAAGCACCACGGGTAATTCCGGTAACTACTTGTTTTACGTTTGCGCTTGGGTGAGCGATGATAAAATCTTTTCCACCAGTTTCTCCAACGATTCTTGGATACGTTTTATAATTGTGGATATTTGCACCAATTTTAGCCCAGATATCTTTAAATACGTGAGTTGAACCTGTAAAGTGAACACCAGCAAAATCACGGCTTGCTAAAACAGTATCAGTAATCATTAAAGCATCTCCAAAAACTACGTTGATAACGCCGTCTGGAACTCCAGCTTCTTTGAAAACATCGATAATAATTTTTGCAGAAAATACCTGGCTGTCACTTGGTTTCCAAACCACAACGTTACCCATCATAGCAGCACTAGCAGGAAGGTTTGCAGCGATAGCAGTAAAGTTGAATGGAGTAATAGCGTAAACAAAACCTTCTAATGGTCTGTATTCTACACGGTTCCAAACAGAAGAATCTGATTTTGGCTGATCGTTGTAGATTTGAGTCATGAACTCAACATTGTATCTTAAGAAGTCGATTAATTCGCAAGAAGAATCGATTTCTGCCTGATGAATATTTTTAGATTGACCAATCATTGTTGCAGCGTTGATACGAGCTCTGTATGGTCCGGCGATAAGTTCAGCAGCTTTTAAGAAAATAGCAGCACGCTGTTCCCATGCCATGTTTGCCCATTTTTTTCTAGCTTCAAGCGCAGTAGCAATCGCTTTTTCGATATGTTGTTTTTCAGCTAAATGATACTTTCCAACTACATGTTGGTGATCATGAGGAGCTGTAATATTTCTTGTATTTCCAGTTTTGATTTCTTCACTTCCAATATATAAAGGAACATCGATCTGAGAGTTCCACATTGTAGTGTAAGCTGCCTGAACAGCTGCTTTTTCTGGTGAGTTCGGTGCGTAGCTTTTTACAGGCTCGTTTACCGCTTTTGGTACATGAAAAAATCCTTTAAGCATGTTATTTAAATTTGTGAATTAGACAATTTAAAGTTAGACGATTTGTTTTGTTACGAATAATCTAACGCTGCACAAAAGTACAAAGGATAAATTAATAAATTGACAATTTTATGATTAAGATAACGATAAAAGCTATAGATGTAGACTATATCTTAATTTAATGCAAAAGGAGCACACATTCTAAAAGTAGGTACAATTACTTTGAATGTTTTCGTTGTAGTAAAATTGATCATATTGAAATGACCTTTCATTGCGCCATAAGGAGACGATAATAAACAGCCTGAACTGTAAGTATGGTTTTCGCCAGGTTTTAAAACTGGTTTTTTGCCTATTACACCTTCACCATCTACAACTTCTAAATCATTTAGAGAATCAAAAATTTCCCAATGGCGAGAAGTTAATTGTACAGAATCTTTACTATGATTTTCGATCGTAACTACGTAGCTAAAAGCAAAATGAATCTTGTAGTTTTTGAAGTATGTACCTTCAAAACTAGTCAAAACAGATATTTTTATGCCTCGTGTAATTTGAGAAACCATACTAACGCCGTATATATGTGAGTGTTATAGAGGCAAAGCTACAAAAAAAAATCGTTTAATCTAAAACCTTAACATTGTTTTAATTGACTATATTGATAGAGTTTGCATTTCCTTTTCCGATTACACGCTGATAACGGTCTGTAGCTTCTTTGTAATACACCAAGATGGTGTACTCGTTTTCAGTCTGATAAAAGTTTCCGTCAATGGCATTTTCAAAATCAACAACTCCTTTTTTATCTGCAACTGTGTATTGAAAATTTGTAAAACCTTGCTTAATCATAATGGCTTTTTCAAAAACTCCTTTATCATTATTGTAGTCCATTTTATATTCTGGAGAAAGACTGTAGTTATTAAACATTCCAGAAATATAAATGTCTTTGTTCATTCTAAAAGCAGGAGCAGAGAGTGTAAAATAAACCCAAGCATAATCGGCTTCAATATCGTTGTTAGAACCGTTGATGTTCTTTACCACAAAGTTTCCGTTTACATCTTCATAATTCGTATAAATCTGATTTCCTCTTGCGGCGTTAGTGTACAGAAACGAATTGTAAATATCATTGTTAGAGCCTACTTTGGCTACATTATTACTGGCGGCTCTAATGTCTTTATTTTCAAAATATAAAAATTCGTTTCCACCCCAAAACTGGGTCTCTTTGTCATATTTATAAATCAGCTGGTTCCCAATTGTGTATTGAGGAACAATGTTCTTTATTTCGGTATGAAAGTTTCCGTTTTGCAGTAAAAGCACTTTTACATTTTGCAGCGGAGTTTGAAAAACAATATCATTAGACAGAATCGTAAATTCTATGTTCTGTTTGTAATCAATATTACTTAAGTTTCGGCTTCTTTTTACTAGTGCTCCAACAGTACAATGGTTTTCATATAAAATGAATTTTCTCGAGAAAACAACTTCTCGGTCTTCATTTAGAATTCGCAGCATATAATTCCCTGAAAGCTTCAATAATTGTGTAAACTGATTTGGAAAAGAAAGTCTATAATGTGTATAAACTTGCAGTGTATTAAACGAATTAGAAAAATCGGTAATCCTCTGATTATCCATTCCAAGAATATAGTCCGTTTTTGGAATTTGCGTTGGAATCCAATTATAATCGCAATGAATAACTTCAAAGTAATAATTGGCTTCATTGCCAAACAAATCATCAAATTGAAAGGTAAATGCTGAACCTAATTC from the Flavobacterium sp. genome contains:
- the pruA gene encoding L-glutamate gamma-semialdehyde dehydrogenase — translated: MLKGFFHVPKAVNEPVKSYAPNSPEKAAVQAAYTTMWNSQIDVPLYIGSEEIKTGNTRNITAPHDHQHVVGKYHLAEKQHIEKAIATALEARKKWANMAWEQRAAIFLKAAELIAGPYRARINAATMIGQSKNIHQAEIDSSCELIDFLRYNVEFMTQIYNDQPKSDSSVWNRVEYRPLEGFVYAITPFNFTAIAANLPASAAMMGNVVVWKPSDSQVFSAKIIIDVFKEAGVPDGVINVVFGDALMITDTVLASRDFAGVHFTGSTHVFKDIWAKIGANIHNYKTYPRIVGETGGKDFIIAHPSANVKQVVTGITRGAFEFQGQKCSAASRAYIPQSLWPAVKEQLIADVKSMKMGSPEDFGNFITAVIHEGSFDKLASYIDQAKKDPDAEIIVGGNYDKSKGYFIEPTVIVTTNPKYTTMETELFGPVITLYVYEDAKWEETLELVDTTSEYALTGAVFSQDRYAIEVATTKLQNSAGNFYINDKPTGAVVGMQPFGGARASGTNDKAGSALNLLRWASPRTIKETFVTPEDYRYPFLG
- the apaG gene encoding Co2+/Mg2+ efflux protein ApaG gives rise to the protein MVSQITRGIKISVLTSFEGTYFKNYKIHFAFSYVVTIENHSKDSVQLTSRHWEIFDSLNDLEVVDGEGVIGKKPVLKPGENHTYSSGCLLSSPYGAMKGHFNMINFTTTKTFKVIVPTFRMCAPFALN
- a CDS encoding DUF5103 domain-containing protein, with protein sequence MPKFLFTSFIFLFIFTLAKAQEKEIDPPYNIKTVSFIQNGSNVPPIFELGSAFTFQFDDLFGNEANYYFEVIHCDYNWIPTQIPKTDYILGMDNQRITDFSNSFNTLQVYTHYRLSFPNQFTQLLKLSGNYMLRILNEDREVVFSRKFILYENHCTVGALVKRSRNLSNIDYKQNIEFTILSNDIVFQTPLQNVKVLLLQNGNFHTEIKNIVPQYTIGNQLIYKYDKETQFWGGNEFLYFENKDIRAASNNVAKVGSNNDIYNSFLYTNAARGNQIYTNYEDVNGNFVVKNINGSNNDIEADYAWVYFTLSAPAFRMNKDIYISGMFNNYSLSPEYKMDYNNDKGVFEKAIMIKQGFTNFQYTVADKKGVVDFENAIDGNFYQTENEYTILVYYKEATDRYQRVIGKGNANSINIVN